From the genome of Helicobacter pylori, one region includes:
- a CDS encoding hydantoinase B/oxoprolinase family protein, giving the protein MANLLKNGKTLKQARDEILARTEKTGHYNGLKKLEFKERDPIGYEKMFSKLRGGIVHARETAKRIAASPIVEQEGELCFTLYNAVGDSVLTSTGIIIHVGTMGSAIKYMVENNWEDNPGINDKDIFTNNDCAIGNVHPCDIMTLVPIFHDEKLIGWVGGVTHVIDTGSVTPGSMSTGQVQRFGDGYMITCRKTGANDESFKDWLHESQRSVRTPKYWILDERTRIAGCHMIRDLVMEVIKEDGIDSYMRFIDEVIEEGRRGLISRIKSMTIPGKYRKVAFVDVPYAHKDIGVCSEFAKLDTIMHSPVEITINKDATWKLDFEGASRWGWHSFNCNQVSFTSGIWVMMTQTLIPTSRINDGAYFATQFKLKKGTWMNPDDRRTGHAYAWHFLVSGWSALWRGLSQAYYSRGYLEEVNSGNANTSNWLQGGGINQDGEIHAVNSFETSSCGTGACAIKDGLNHAAAIWNPEGDMGDVEIWEMAEPLLYLGRNVKANTGGYGKYRGGNGFETLRMVWGAHDWTMFFMGNGYMNSDWGMMGGYPAASGYRFEAHNTDLKNRIKNNASLPLGGDFNPTDRDYEKHISHASQVKRDKQCITTENCFDNYDLYLNYIKGGPGFGDPIERDLNAILEDLNSKQLLPEYAYKVYGAIVSQNKDGIWVGDEAKTKARRKEILENRKARSIPVKQWMEQERNAILEKEASKQVKHMYATSFDLSPKFLSDFKTFWNLPKNWTVKEDELGVFTYGSKYRMDLSKLPDVRTVVLVDEK; this is encoded by the coding sequence ATGGCAAATTTATTGAAAAACGGCAAAACTTTAAAACAAGCTAGAGATGAAATCCTAGCCAGGACAGAAAAAACAGGGCATTATAATGGTCTCAAAAAACTAGAGTTTAAAGAAAGAGATCCGATCGGTTATGAGAAAATGTTCTCTAAACTCAGAGGCGGTATCGTGCATGCCAGAGAAACGGCTAAAAGGATTGCTGCAAGCCCTATTGTTGAGCAAGAGGGGGAATTATGCTTCACGCTTTATAACGCTGTGGGCGATAGCGTGCTGACTTCTACGGGTATCATTATCCATGTAGGCACTATGGGATCAGCTATCAAATACATGGTAGAGAATAATTGGGAAGATAACCCAGGCATCAATGATAAGGATATTTTCACCAATAACGACTGCGCAATTGGGAATGTGCACCCATGCGATATTATGACTCTTGTGCCTATTTTTCACGATGAAAAATTGATCGGGTGGGTAGGCGGTGTTACGCATGTGATTGATACCGGTTCGGTTACTCCAGGTTCAATGAGCACTGGACAGGTTCAAAGATTTGGGGATGGATACATGATCACTTGCCGTAAGACAGGAGCGAACGATGAAAGTTTTAAAGATTGGTTGCATGAATCTCAAAGATCGGTAAGAACGCCTAAATATTGGATTCTAGATGAAAGGACTAGGATTGCAGGATGCCATATGATTAGGGATTTAGTGATGGAAGTCATTAAAGAAGACGGCATCGATTCTTACATGCGATTTATTGATGAGGTGATTGAAGAGGGGAGAAGAGGCCTTATCTCTAGGATCAAATCCATGACCATACCGGGCAAATACAGAAAGGTAGCGTTCGTGGATGTGCCTTATGCGCATAAGGATATTGGCGTGTGCTCTGAATTTGCTAAGCTAGACACGATCATGCACTCTCCTGTGGAAATCACTATCAATAAAGACGCTACATGGAAATTGGATTTTGAAGGCGCCTCTAGGTGGGGATGGCACTCTTTTAATTGCAACCAAGTGTCTTTTACTAGCGGTATTTGGGTGATGATGACTCAAACATTGATACCCACTTCTCGCATCAATGATGGTGCTTATTTCGCTACGCAGTTCAAGCTTAAAAAAGGGACTTGGATGAATCCAGATGACAGGCGCACCGGGCATGCTTATGCGTGGCATTTCTTGGTATCAGGTTGGAGCGCTTTGTGGAGAGGCTTGTCTCAAGCGTATTACAGCCGAGGGTATTTAGAAGAGGTCAATTCTGGAAACGCTAATACTTCCAATTGGCTACAAGGCGGTGGTATCAACCAGGATGGAGAAATCCATGCGGTGAATAGCTTTGAGACGAGTTCTTGTGGGACTGGAGCTTGCGCAATAAAAGACGGCTTAAATCACGCAGCGGCTATTTGGAATCCAGAGGGCGATATGGGCGATGTTGAAATTTGGGAAATGGCAGAACCTCTTCTTTATCTAGGCAGGAATGTCAAAGCCAATACTGGTGGGTATGGGAAATATCGAGGCGGTAACGGGTTTGAAACCTTAAGAATGGTGTGGGGAGCGCATGATTGGACCATGTTCTTTATGGGTAATGGCTATATGAATAGCGATTGGGGTATGATGGGGGGCTATCCAGCGGCCAGTGGCTATAGGTTTGAAGCGCACAACACCGATTTAAAAAACAGGATTAAAAATAACGCCAGCTTGCCTTTGGGGGGCGATTTTAACCCAACTGATCGAGATTATGAAAAGCACATTTCTCATGCGTCTCAAGTCAAAAGGGATAAGCAATGCATCACCACCGAGAACTGCTTTGATAATTATGACTTGTATTTGAATTACATCAAAGGCGGTCCTGGATTTGGCGATCCTATTGAAAGGGATTTGAATGCGATTTTAGAAGATCTAAACAGCAAACAGCTACTGCCAGAATACGCTTACAAGGTTTATGGTGCGATTGTGAGTCAAAATAAAGACGGCATTTGGGTAGGCGATGAAGCCAAAACGAAAGCCAGAAGAAAAGAAATTCTTGAAAACAGAAAGGCTAGATCCATACCGGTAAAACAATGGATGGAGCAAGAAAGAAACGCTATCCTTGAAAAAGAGGCTTCCAAACAGGTTAAACACATGTATGCGACTAGCTTTGATCTCTCGCCTAAGTTTTTAAGCGATTTTAAAACATTTTGGAACTTGCCAAAAAATTGGACTGTGAAAGAAGATGAGCTTGGCGTATTCACCTATGGATCTAAATACAGGATGGATTTGAGCAAATTGCCTGATGTGCGCACGGTTGTGTTGGTTGATGAGAAATAA
- the flgR gene encoding transcriptional activator FlgR produces MKIAIVEDDINMRKSLELFFELQDDLEIVSFKNPKDALAKLDESFDLVITDINMPHMDGLEFLRLLEGKYESIVITGNATLNKAIDSIRLGVKDFFQKPFKPELLLESIYRTKKVLEFQKKHPLEKPLKKPHKHSFLATSKALEETKRQALKVASTDANVMLLGESGVGKEVFAHFIHQHSQRSKHPFIAINMSAIPDHLLESELFGYQKGAFTDATAPKMGLFESANKGTIFLDEIAEMPIQLQSKLLRVVQEKEIMRLGDNKSVKIDVRFISATNANMKEKIAAKEFREDLFFRLQIVPITIAPLRERVEEILPIAEIKLKEVCDAYHLGPKSFSKNAAKRLLEYSWHGNVRELLGVVERVAILSEGAEIQEKDLFLER; encoded by the coding sequence ATGAAAATCGCCATTGTAGAAGATGATATTAACATGCGTAAAAGCCTGGAGCTTTTTTTTGAGCTTCAAGACGATTTGGAGATTGTGAGTTTTAAAAACCCTAAAGACGCTTTAGCGAAACTTGATGAAAGCTTTGATTTAGTCATTACAGATATTAACATGCCCCATATGGACGGCTTGGAATTTTTACGCCTTTTAGAAGGCAAATATGAATCCATTGTGATTACCGGTAATGCGACCTTAAATAAAGCCATTGATTCCATTCGTTTAGGCGTGAAAGACTTTTTCCAAAAACCTTTTAAACCAGAATTGCTTTTAGAGTCCATCTATCGCACCAAAAAAGTTTTAGAATTCCAAAAAAAACACCCTTTAGAAAAACCTTTAAAGAAACCACACAAACACAGCTTTTTAGCCACTTCAAAAGCTTTAGAAGAAACCAAACGGCAAGCCTTAAAAGTCGCAAGCACGGACGCTAATGTCATGCTGTTAGGCGAAAGCGGGGTGGGTAAGGAGGTTTTTGCTCATTTCATCCACCAGCATTCGCAACGCTCCAAACACCCTTTTATAGCGATCAACATGTCCGCTATCCCAGATCATTTATTAGAAAGCGAGCTTTTTGGGTATCAAAAAGGGGCGTTCACGGACGCCACAGCTCCTAAAATGGGGCTTTTTGAAAGTGCTAATAAAGGCACGATCTTTTTAGATGAAATCGCTGAAATGCCTATTCAATTGCAAAGCAAACTTTTAAGAGTGGTTCAAGAAAAAGAAATCATGCGCCTTGGGGATAATAAGAGCGTTAAAATTGATGTTCGTTTCATTTCCGCTACCAACGCTAACATGAAAGAAAAAATCGCTGCGAAAGAATTCAGAGAGGATTTATTCTTCCGCTTACAGATTGTGCCTATAACGATTGCGCCTTTAAGAGAGAGAGTAGAAGAGATTTTACCCATTGCTGAAATCAAGCTTAAAGAAGTGTGCGATGCGTATCATTTGGGGCCAAAATCTTTTTCAAAAAACGCCGCGAAACGCCTTTTAGAATACTCTTGGCATGGAAATGTGCGAGAGCTTTTAGGAGTCGTGGAAAGAGTGGCGATTTTAAGCGAAGGAGCAGAAATCCAAGAAAAAGATTTGTTTTTGGAAAGGTAG
- a CDS encoding acetone carboxylase subunit gamma, with protein MSKYTQEQIKNLVEGNLDWNTVLKMLSMPKDHERFQMYLKVLQDKVDFDDKIVLPLGPHLFVVQDSQKKWVIKCSCGHAFCTPEENWKLHANIYVRDTAEKMEEVYPKLLASDTNWQVYREYICPDCGILLDVEAPTPWYPVVHDFEPDIEAFYKDWLGIQPPERR; from the coding sequence ATGTCAAAATACACACAAGAACAAATTAAAAATTTGGTAGAGGGGAACTTGGATTGGAACACTGTCTTAAAAATGCTTAGCATGCCTAAAGATCATGAAAGGTTTCAAATGTATTTGAAGGTGTTGCAAGATAAGGTAGATTTTGATGACAAAATCGTTTTACCCTTGGGGCCGCATCTGTTTGTGGTGCAAGATTCTCAAAAGAAGTGGGTTATTAAGTGTTCATGCGGTCATGCGTTTTGCACTCCAGAGGAGAACTGGAAATTGCATGCAAACATCTATGTGCGCGATACGGCAGAAAAAATGGAAGAGGTGTATCCTAAACTCTTAGCCAGTGATACTAACTGGCAAGTGTATCGGGAGTATATTTGCCCGGACTGCGGCATCCTTTTAGATGTTGAAGCCCCAACTCCTTGGTATCCTGTGGTCCATGATTTTGAACCTGATATAGAGGCATTTTATAAAGATTGGCTAGGCATACAGCCCCCAGAAAGACGCTAA
- a CDS encoding lipid A deacylase LpxR family protein, whose protein sequence is MFFKFILCLLLGMFAWAKEVIPTPLTPSKRYSINLMTENDGYINPYIDEYYTAGNQIGFSTKEFDFSKNKAMKWTSYLGFFNKSPRVTRFGISLAQDMYTPSLENRKLVHLHDNHPYGGYLRVNLNVYNRHQTFMELFTLSLGTTGQDSLAAQTQHLIHKWGHDPQFYGWNTQLKNEFIFELHYQLLKKVPLLKTRFFSMELMPGFNVELGNARDYFQLGSLFRAGYNLDADYGVNKVNTAFDGGMPYSDKFSIYFFVGAFGRFQPLNIFIQGNSPETRGIANLEYFVYTSEIGAAMMWRSFRVAFTITDISKTFQSQPKHHQIGTLELNFAF, encoded by the coding sequence TTGTTTTTCAAATTTATTTTATGTTTATTATTAGGAATGTTTGCATGGGCAAAAGAGGTTATTCCCACCCCATTAACGCCCTCTAAACGCTATTCTATCAATTTGATGACGGAAAATGATGGTTATATCAATCCCTACATTGATGAGTATTATACCGCAGGCAATCAAATAGGCTTTTCTACTAAAGAGTTTGATTTTTCTAAAAATAAAGCGATGAAATGGACTTCGTATTTAGGGTTTTTCAATAAAAGCCCTAGGGTTACTCGTTTTGGCATTTCCCTCGCCCAAGACATGTATACCCCTTCACTTGAAAACAGAAAACTGGTGCATTTGCATGACAACCACCCTTATGGGGGGTATTTGAGGGTGAATTTGAATGTGTATAACCGCCACCAAACTTTTATGGAGTTATTCACGCTTTCTTTAGGCACGACAGGGCAAGATTCTTTGGCCGCTCAAACGCAGCATCTCATTCATAAATGGGGTCATGACCCCCAATTTTATGGCTGGAACACACAGCTCAAAAACGAATTTATCTTTGAATTACACTACCAATTGCTCAAAAAAGTCCCCCTTTTAAAGACTCGTTTTTTTTCTATGGAGTTAATGCCTGGGTTTAATGTGGAATTGGGTAATGCGAGAGATTATTTCCAACTCGGCTCGCTCTTTAGGGCTGGGTATAACCTAGACGCTGATTATGGTGTCAATAAGGTCAATACCGCTTTTGATGGAGGCATGCCTTATAGCGATAAATTTTCCATCTATTTTTTTGTAGGGGCTTTTGGGCGCTTCCAACCCCTTAACATATTCATTCAAGGCAATAGCCCTGAAACTAGGGGCATTGCTAATTTGGAATACTTTGTTTATACCAGTGAAATAGGAGCGGCTATGATGTGGCGTAGCTTTAGGGTGGCTTTTACAATCACCGATATTAGTAAAACCTTCCAATCCCAGCCTAAGCACCATCAAATCGGCACTTTAGAATTGAATTTCGCCTTTTGA
- a CDS encoding 3-oxoacid CoA-transferase subunit B: MREAIIKRAAKELKEGMYVNLGIGLPTLVANEVSGMNIVFQSENGLLGIGAYPLEGGVDADLINAGKETITVVPGASFFNSADSFAMIRGGHIDLAILGGMEVSQNGDLANWMIPKKLIKGMGGAMDLVHGAKKVIVIMEHCNKYGESKVKKECSLPLTGKGVVHQLITDLAVFEFSNNAMKLVELQEGVSLDQVREKTEAEFEARL; the protein is encoded by the coding sequence ATGAGAGAGGCTATCATTAAAAGAGCGGCAAAGGAATTAAAAGAGGGCATGTATGTGAATTTAGGGATAGGCTTGCCCACGCTTGTGGCTAATGAAGTGAGCGGGATGAATATCGTTTTCCAAAGCGAGAACGGGCTGTTAGGGATTGGTGCTTACCCTTTAGAGGGGGGCGTAGATGCGGATCTCATTAATGCGGGCAAGGAAACCATAACTGTGGTGCCGGGTGCTTCGTTTTTCAACAGTGCGGATTCGTTTGCGATGATTCGTGGGGGGCATATTGATTTAGCGATTTTAGGAGGGATGGAAGTCTCACAAAATGGGGATTTGGCTAATTGGATGATCCCTAAAAAGCTCATAAAAGGCATGGGAGGGGCTATGGATTTGGTGCATGGTGCTAAAAAAGTGATTGTCATCATGGAGCATTGCAACAAATATGGGGAGTCTAAAGTGAAAAAAGAATGCTCATTGCCCTTAACAGGAAAAGGCGTGGTGCATCAATTGATAACGGATTTAGCGGTGTTTGAGTTTTCCAATAACGCCATGAAATTAGTGGAATTGCAAGAGGGGGTCAGCCTTGATCAAGTGAGAGAAAAAACAGAAGCTGAATTTGAAGCACGCCTATAG
- the gyrA gene encoding DNA topoisomerase (ATP-hydrolyzing) subunit A, with the protein MQDNLINETKNIVEVGIDSSIEESYLAYSMSVIIGRALPDARDGLKPVHRRILYAMHELGLTSKVAYKKSARIVGDVIGKYHPHGDNAVYDALVRMAQDFSMRLGLVDGQGNFGSIDGDNAAAMRYTEARMTKASEEILRDIDKDTIDFVPNYDDTLKEPDILPSRLPNLLVNGANGIAVGMATSIPPHRIDEIIDALVHVLENPNVDLNEILEFVKGPDFPTGGIIYGKAGIIEAYKTGRGRVKVRAKVHVEKTKNKEIIVLDEMPFQTNKAKLVEQISDLAQEKQIEGISEVRDESDREGIRVVVELKRDAMSEIVLNHLYKLTTMETTFSIILLAIYNKEPKIFTLLELLRLFLNHRKTIVIRRTIFELEKAKARAHILESYLIALDNIDEIVQLIKTSQSPEAAKNALMERFTLSEIQSKAILEMRLQRLTGLERDKIKEEYQNLLELIDDLNGILKSEDRLNEVVKTELLEVKEQFSSQRRTEIQESYENIDIEDLIANEPMVVSMSYKGYVKRVDLKVYERQNRGGKGKLSGSTYEDDFIENFFVANTHDILLFITNKGQLYHLKVYRIPEASRIAMGKAVVNLISLAPDEKIMATLSTKDFSNERSLAFFTKNGVVKRTNLSEFGSNRSYSGIKAIVLDEGDELVSAKIVDKNSKHLLIASYLGIFIKFPLEDVREMGRTARGVRGIRLNENDFVVGAVVISDDNNKLLSVSENGLGKQTLAEAYREQSRGGKGIIGMKLTQKTGNLVNVISVDDENLDLMILTASAKMIRVSIKDIRETTGRKTSGVKLIDTADKVVYINSCPKEEEPENSENPPTQLFE; encoded by the coding sequence ATGCAAGATAATTTAATCAATGAAACAAAAAATATTGTAGAAGTGGGGATTGATTCTTCTATTGAAGAGAGCTATTTAGCTTATTCAATGAGCGTGATCATAGGGCGCGCTTTACCGGACGCTAGAGATGGCTTAAAGCCTGTGCATAGGCGTATTTTGTATGCGATGCATGAATTAGGTCTTACTTCCAAAGTCGCTTATAAAAAAAGCGCTAGGATCGTGGGTGATGTGATTGGTAAATACCACCCCCATGGCGATAATGCGGTTTATGATGCACTAGTGAGAATGGCGCAAGATTTTTCTATGCGTTTGGGATTAGTGGATGGGCAAGGCAACTTTGGCTCTATTGATGGCGATAACGCTGCAGCGATGCGTTACACTGAAGCCAGAATGACCAAGGCGAGTGAAGAAATTTTAAGGGATATTGATAAAGACACCATTGATTTTGTGCCTAATTATGATGACACCTTAAAAGAGCCAGATATTTTACCAAGCCGTCTGCCTAACCTTTTAGTCAATGGGGCTAATGGGATCGCTGTAGGGATGGCGACTTCTATCCCCCCTCACAGGATTGATGAAATCATAGACGCTTTAGTGCATGTCTTAGAAAACCCTAACGTTGATTTAAATGAAATTTTAGAATTTGTCAAGGGGCCTGATTTTCCCACTGGCGGGATCATTTATGGCAAGGCGGGTATTATTGAAGCCTATAAAACGGGGCGAGGGCGCGTGAAAGTGCGGGCCAAAGTGCATGTGGAAAAGACAAAAAATAAAGAAATCATCGTTTTAGATGAAATGCCTTTTCAAACCAATAAAGCCAAATTAGTGGAACAAATCAGCGATTTAGCGCAAGAAAAACAAATTGAAGGCATTAGCGAAGTGCGCGATGAGAGCGATAGAGAGGGCATTAGAGTGGTGGTTGAATTAAAAAGAGACGCGATGAGTGAAATTGTCTTAAACCACCTCTACAAACTCACCACCATGGAGACCACTTTTAGCATCATTTTACTCGCCATTTACAATAAAGAGCCTAAGATTTTCACGCTTTTAGAGTTGTTGCGCCTTTTTTTAAACCACAGAAAAACCATTGTTATAAGACGCACTATTTTTGAATTAGAAAAAGCTAAGGCTAGAGCGCATATTTTAGAGAGCTATTTGATCGCATTAGACAATATTGATGAAATCGTGCAACTCATTAAAACAAGCCAAAGCCCAGAAGCGGCTAAAAACGCCTTAATGGAGCGTTTTACTTTGAGCGAAATCCAGAGCAAAGCCATTTTAGAAATGCGTTTGCAACGCTTAACAGGCCTTGAAAGAGATAAGATCAAAGAAGAATACCAAAACTTGCTGGAGCTTATTGATGATCTCAATGGCATTTTAAAGAGCGAAGATCGCTTGAATGAAGTCGTCAAAACAGAGCTTTTAGAAGTCAAAGAGCAATTTTCTTCTCAAAGGCGCACTGAAATTCAAGAATCTTATGAAAATATTGACATAGAAGATTTGATCGCTAATGAGCCTATGGTGGTGAGCATGAGCTATAAAGGCTATGTGAAAAGAGTGGATTTAAAAGTTTATGAAAGGCAAAATCGCGGCGGTAAGGGCAAGCTTTCAGGCAGCACTTATGAAGACGATTTCATTGAAAACTTTTTTGTGGCTAACACGCATGATATTTTGCTCTTTATCACCAATAAGGGGCAATTGTATCATCTGAAAGTCTATAGAATCCCAGAAGCGAGCCGGATTGCTATGGGTAAAGCCGTTGTGAATTTAATCTCGCTCGCTCCTGATGAAAAGATCATGGCGACTCTAAGCACCAAAGACTTTAGTAATGAACGCTCTTTAGCTTTCTTCACAAAAAATGGCGTGGTGAAGCGCACTAATTTGAGCGAATTTGGCAGCAATAGGAGTTATAGCGGTATCAAAGCGATTGTTTTAGATGAAGGCGATGAATTAGTAAGTGCAAAGATTGTGGATAAAAACTCCAAGCATTTACTTATCGCATCTTATTTGGGTATTTTCATTAAATTCCCTTTAGAAGATGTGCGCGAAATGGGAAGAACGGCTCGTGGGGTTAGGGGTATTAGACTGAATGAAAATGATTTTGTTGTCGGCGCAGTCGTTATTAGCGATGATAACAACAAGCTTTTGAGCGTGAGTGAAAACGGGCTTGGCAAGCAAACTTTAGCCGAAGCGTATAGAGAGCAATCTCGTGGAGGTAAGGGGATCATTGGCATGAAGCTCACTCAAAAAACCGGCAATCTGGTGAATGTTATCAGCGTGGATGATGAAAACCTGGATTTGATGATTCTTACTGCAAGCGCGAAAATGATCAGAGTTTCTATTAAAGATATTAGAGAAACCACCGGAAGAAAAACCAGTGGGGTAAAACTCATAGATACCGCTGATAAAGTCGTGTATATCAATTCTTGCCCTAAAGAAGAAGAGCCAGAAAATTCAGAAAACCCTCCTACACAATTGTTTGAGTGA
- a CDS encoding TIGR00366 family protein, with translation MFLLRHLTSVCVFLASKCLPDSFVLVALLSFIVFVLVYCLTGQDASSVISSWGNSAWTLLGFSMQMALILVLGQALASAKLVQKLLKYLASLPKGYYTALWLVTFLSLIANWINWGFGLVISAIFAKEIAKNVKGVDYRLLIASAYSGFVIWHGGLSGSIPLSVATQNENLSKISAGVIEKAIPISQTIFSAYNLIIIGIILVGLPFLMAIIHPKKEEIIEIDAKLLKDEYKETELIDHQQDKTIAHFLENSALLSYLLVFLGFGYLGIYFFKGGGLSLNTVNTIFLFLGILLHKTPLAYVKAINHSARSVAGILLQFPFYAGIMGMMASHSVGGHSLAQMLSLAFTHIANEKTFALMTFLSAGIVNIFIPSGGGQWAIQAPIMLPAGQSLGVDPGVVSMAIAWGDAWTNMIQPFWALPALAIAGLGAKDIMGYCVLTLIFVGLVVCGVFYFLV, from the coding sequence ATGTTTTTATTAAGGCATTTGACTTCAGTGTGCGTGTTTTTGGCGTCTAAATGTTTGCCGGACTCTTTTGTCTTGGTCGCTCTTTTATCGTTTATCGTGTTTGTTCTTGTTTATTGCTTGACAGGGCAAGACGCTTCATCTGTCATTTCTAGTTGGGGGAATAGTGCTTGGACGCTTTTAGGTTTTTCTATGCAAATGGCTCTTATTTTAGTGTTGGGTCAGGCTTTGGCTAGTGCTAAATTAGTCCAAAAACTTTTAAAATATCTAGCGTCTTTACCTAAAGGGTATTATACGGCTTTATGGTTGGTTACTTTTTTATCATTAATCGCTAATTGGATCAACTGGGGTTTTGGCTTAGTGATTAGTGCAATTTTTGCAAAAGAGATTGCAAAAAATGTTAAAGGGGTGGATTACAGGCTGCTTATTGCTAGCGCTTATTCGGGTTTTGTCATCTGGCATGGGGGTTTATCAGGCTCTATCCCTTTAAGCGTTGCCACCCAAAATGAAAACCTATCCAAAATAAGCGCTGGGGTGATTGAAAAAGCTATTCCTATCAGTCAGACGATTTTTTCTGCTTATAATTTAATCATTATAGGGATTATTCTTGTAGGGTTACCCTTTTTAATGGCAATAATCCACCCTAAAAAGGAAGAAATTATTGAGATTGACGCAAAGCTTTTAAAAGACGAATACAAGGAAACAGAACTCATTGACCACCAACAAGACAAAACGATTGCGCATTTTTTGGAAAACAGTGCTTTGCTTTCTTATCTTTTGGTTTTTTTGGGTTTTGGGTATCTTGGTATTTATTTTTTTAAAGGAGGAGGGCTTAGTTTAAACACTGTCAATACGATTTTCCTTTTTTTAGGGATTTTGCTCCATAAAACCCCTTTAGCTTATGTGAAAGCGATCAACCATTCCGCTAGGAGTGTGGCTGGGATTTTATTGCAATTCCCTTTTTATGCCGGGATTATGGGGATGATGGCAAGCCATAGCGTGGGGGGTCATTCTTTAGCGCAAATGCTTTCTTTAGCCTTCACGCACATCGCTAATGAAAAAACTTTCGCGCTCATGACTTTTTTGAGTGCAGGAATTGTCAATATTTTCATCCCGTCTGGCGGAGGGCAATGGGCGATTCAAGCTCCCATCATGCTCCCTGCAGGTCAAAGCTTAGGAGTGGATCCGGGAGTGGTTTCTATGGCTATCGCTTGGGGAGACGCTTGGACGAATATGATACAGCCTTTTTGGGCTTTGCCTGCTTTAGCCATTGCGGGTTTGGGCGCTAAAGATATTATGGGCTATTGCGTTTTGACTTTAATTTTTGTAGGCTTAGTCGTGTGTGGGGTGTTTTATTTTTTAGTGTGA
- a CDS encoding CoA transferase subunit A, with amino-acid sequence MNKVITDLDKALSGLKDGDTILVGGFGLCGIPEYAIDYIYKKGIKDLVVVSNNCGVDDFGLGILLEKKQIKKIIASYVGENKIFESQMLNGEIEVVLTPQGTLAENLRAGGAGIPAYYTPTGVGTLIAQGKESREFNGKEYILEIAITGDYGLIKAYKSDTLGNLVFRKTARNFNPLCAMAAKICVAEVEEIVPAGELDPDEIHLPGIYVQHIYKGEKFEKRIEKITTRSAK; translated from the coding sequence ATGAACAAGGTTATAACCGATTTAGACAAAGCATTGAGTGGGTTAAAAGATGGGGATACTATTTTAGTGGGCGGTTTTGGGCTGTGCGGGATACCCGAATACGCCATTGATTATATTTATAAGAAAGGCATCAAGGATTTGGTTGTCGTGAGCAATAATTGCGGCGTTGATGATTTTGGGCTTGGCATTCTTTTGGAAAAAAAGCAGATTAAAAAGATCATCGCTTCCTATGTGGGGGAAAATAAGATTTTTGAATCGCAAATGCTGAATGGGGAAATTGAAGTCGTTTTGACACCGCAAGGCACGCTGGCTGAAAACTTGCGCGCTGGAGGGGCTGGGATACCCGCTTACTACACCCCAACCGGTGTTGGGACTTTGATCGCTCAAGGCAAAGAATCAAGGGAATTTAACGGCAAAGAGTATATTTTAGAAATAGCGATAACGGGCGATTACGGGCTTATTAAAGCCTATAAAAGCGACACTCTTGGGAACTTGGTGTTTAGAAAGACAGCTAGGAATTTCAATCCCTTGTGCGCGATGGCGGCAAAAATATGCGTCGCTGAAGTGGAAGAAATTGTTCCGGCTGGGGAATTAGACCCAGATGAAATACACTTGCCAGGAATCTATGTGCAACACATTTATAAGGGCGAGAAATTTGAAAAACGGATAGAAAAAATCACGACAAGGAGCGCGAAATGA
- a CDS encoding diacylglycerol kinase, with amino-acid sequence MSDFKVPPKAKGFKRLFKALFYSKDGLKCAWAEESAFRQITILALFCIVLASYLVKDFLEWGLLILPCFLSVVIELINSSIEKAVDFTSKEFHPLAKKAKDMASSAQLIGLIFWAFIWGRYLLTLYLK; translated from the coding sequence ATGAGTGATTTCAAAGTCCCCCCCAAAGCTAAAGGGTTTAAACGCCTTTTTAAAGCCCTTTTTTATTCCAAAGACGGGCTTAAATGCGCATGGGCTGAAGAGAGCGCGTTCAGGCAAATCACCATTTTGGCTCTTTTTTGTATCGTTCTAGCGAGCTATCTAGTCAAAGATTTTTTAGAATGGGGGCTATTGATCTTGCCTTGTTTTTTATCGGTAGTCATTGAATTGATCAATAGCTCTATTGAAAAGGCTGTGGATTTTACCAGCAAAGAGTTCCACCCTTTAGCTAAAAAGGCTAAAGACATGGCCAGTTCAGCCCAACTGATAGGGCTTATTTTTTGGGCTTTTATTTGGGGGCGTTATCTTTTAACGCTTTATTTGAAGTAA